A DNA window from Solanum lycopersicum chromosome 3, SLM_r2.1 contains the following coding sequences:
- the LOC101261490 gene encoding rRNA 2'-O-methyltransferase fibrillarin 2-like, with translation MVAPTRGRGGGGFRGGRGDGGGRGGRGGRGGFSGGRGGFGSGGSGMKRGGGRGGRGDRGGRGGGRGRGGMKGGSKVVVEPHRHGGVFIAKGKEDALCTKNLVPGEAVYNEKRISVQNEDGTKVEYRVWNPFRSKLAAAILGGVDDIWIKPGARVLYLGAASGTTVSHVSDLVGPEGVVYAVEFSHRSGRDLVNMAKKRTNVIPIIEDARHPAKYRMLVGMVDVIFSDVAQPDQARILALNASYFLKAGGHFVISIKANCIDSTVPAEAVFAQEVKKLQAEQFKPVEQVTLEPFERDHACVVGAYRVPKKQKAAA, from the exons ATGGTTGCACCAACTAGAG GTCGTGGTGGTGGTGGATTCAGGGGAGGTAGAGGAGATGGAGGAGGAAGAGGAGGGCGAGGTGGTAGAGGTGGTTTCAGTGGTGGAAGAGGGGGTTTTGGAAGTGGAGGAAGTGGGATGAAGCGAGGAGGAGGTAGAGGAGGTAGAGGAGACAGAGGTGGAAGAGGTGGAGGAAGGGGACGTGGAGGAATGAAGGGTGGTAGTAAGGTTGTGGTCGAGCCTCATAGACATGGGGGCGTGTTCATTGCTAAGGGAAAAGAAGATGCTCTTTGTACTAAGAATTTGGTACCCGGTGAAGCTGTCTACAATGAAAAGAGAATTTCTGTTCAG AATGAAGATGGAACAAAGGTCGAATACAGAGTGTGGAATCCTTTCCGTTCTAAGTTAGCAGCTGCAATTCTTGGAGGAGTTGATGATATTTGGATT AAACCAGGTGCCCGTGTCCTTTACTTGGGTGCTGCTTCAGGAACAACAGTATCTCATGTCTCAGACCTTGTTGGTCCT GAAGGGGTTGTATATGCTGTTGAATTTTCTCACAGAAGTGGAAGGGACTTGGTGAACATGGCTAAGAAACGTACTAATGTTATTCCCATTATTGAGGATGCTAGACACCCAGCCAAATACAGAATGTTGGTTGGAATGGTGGATGTGATATTTTCTGATGTTGCTCAACCTGATCAG GCAAGAATTTTAGCTCTGAATGCATCATACTTCTTGAAAGCTGGTGGTCACTTTGTTATCTCAATCAAG GCAAACTGTATTGATTCAACAGTACCAGCTGAAGCTGTGTTTGCTCAGGAAGTGAAGAAGCTACAAGCGGAGCAATTTAAACCAGTGGAGCAGGTTACTCTTGAACCATTTGAAAGAGACCACGCTTGTGTTGTTGGTGCCTATCGTGTACCAAAGAAGCAAAAGGCTGCTGCCTAG
- the LOC101246898 gene encoding E3 ubiquitin ligase PARAQUAT TOLERANCE 3-like has product MKKVKPPAPSGSGSGSVGVLKHNEAGVSSKGVEGLSSASSSSTKSSFRDIPRELYCPLCKEMMKDAVIASKCCFSSFCDECIRNHIVCNSSCVCGARNVVVDALLPNLTLRRTVNRMLSESSNSSSEHGVSDPLPRVQDLVKVTTKTSGESSVDELQQKKRKKPCDVDVVNMNWGVAAYYPAHNTTGKTFRGQYDETGKEGFKRKREMSIDQFSSVVSC; this is encoded by the coding sequence ATGAAGAAAGTGAAGCCTCCAGCCCCAAGTGGCAGTGGCAGTGGCAGTGTTGGAGTTTTGAAGCATAATGAGGCTGGTGTATCTTCAAAGGGTGTTGAAGGTTTGTCGTCTGCATCCTCTTCTTCAACGAAGAGTTCCTTTAGAGATATACCACGAGAGCTGTATTGCCCATTGtgtaaagaaatgatgaaagATGCAGTTATAGCAAGCAAATGTTGTTTCAGTAGTTTTTGTGACGAATGCATTAGGAATCATATTGTGTGTAACTCTAGTTGTGTTTGTGGGGCTAGAAATGTAGTTGTTGATGCGCTCTTGCCTAATCTCACTCTAAGGAGAACAGTGAACAGAATGTTGTCGGAGTCCAGTAACAGTAGTTCAGAGCATGGGGTTAGTGATCCTCTTCCTCGAGTTCAAGATCTTGTGAAGGTGACCACAAAGACTTCAGGGGAGTCATCTGTCGATGAGTTACAacagaagaaaaggaagaaaccATGTGATGTTGATGTTGTAAACATGAACTGGGGAGTTGCTGCTTATTATCCTGCACATAATACCACAGGCAAAACATTTCGGGGACAGTATGATGAGACCGGAAAAGAAGGTTTCAAAAGGAAGCGCGAGATGAGCATTGATCAGTTTTCTAGTGTAGTTAGTTGTTGA